CGTCTGCTTCACCGAATCAACCATCAACACGGAACGATCGAAATCGATGGACAAATTTTTGATCTTCGCGACAAACGATTTCCGACGGTTGATCCAGAGAATCCGTATGAACTGACAGAGGAGGAATCCGCATGTCTCGCTCGTTTGAAACACTCGTTTTTGAGTAGTCAAAAGCTACAAGAGCAAATGCGTTTTATGGTCGGCCACGGATCCATGTACCTGCGGCGTGACGAATGTTTGATTTTCCACGGCTGTGTGCCAGTCGATGCCAACGGCAACTTTTTGCCGCTAACCGTTGATGGAAAACCAATTGCGGGTCGCGAATTATTTGAAGGAATTGAAACGGTGGTTCGCCGAGCGGTCGAGCGATCGGAAGAAGATGATCTCGATTTCCTCTGGTACCTCTGGAGTGGGCCTCGTTCACCGCTTTTTGGCAAAGACCGAATTGCGACTTTCGAGCGTGATTTCATCGAAGACAAGACACCCCATCGCGAAACAAAAGACCCATACTTTTCACTCATTCATACCGTCGAGTTTTGCGATCGCGTGCTGGAGGAGTTCGCGGTGGAATCCAGCGATGGCTTAATCGTGAATGGCCACGTGCCTGTGAAAGTGGAGGCAGGTGAATCGCCGCTAAAACGTAGCGGTAAAGCGATTACGATTGACGGTGCCTTTTCGGAAGCGTACGGTGATTATGGATACACGCTCGTCCTCGAACCCAGTCGAATCGTCTTAGCCGAACATCATCATTTTGAGTCGGTTGATGCAGCGATTCGAGATGGAATCGACATCGTCCCGAAAGTGCAGGAGATTCGCATCTTCAACCAACTTCGGCGAACGCGTGATACCGAGCGAGGCCAGCGGATCCGATACCAGATTGAAATGCTTGAGCGATTAATTGATGCTTATCTAACCAATCGGCTTCATGAACGCTCGGCAAATGTATCCAAGCCGTACCATCGATAAACACCACTGCGACCTCGATGCTACCATCGCCCGCCCATTCCTGGAGCCCATTCCTGGAGCCCATTCCTGGAGCCCATTCCTGGAGCCCTTGTCGGGGCCTAGACAAGACGGCTAAAACCACTCTATCACATTCCGAGGAGACACTCAATGAATCGAACCCGTTTGACGTCGGACCAAGTGCGTGCGGTTGATCGCCGAGCTATCGAGGATTATGGGATGAGCGGCCTCGTCTTGATGGAAAATGCGGGCCGCGGTGCTGCCGAAGTGATTCACCGAATCACTTCGGCGGATAAGCCGATTGCGATTCTTTGCGGGAAGGGCAACAATGCGGGCGACGGTTATGTCATCGCCAGACATCTGGAGTTGCTTGGCCACCTCGTTCGCGTCGTCTCGATTGTCGACATCGAATCGCTATCCGCTGACGCTGCTGTGAATGCCAACATCGCAATCAAGTCTCACTTACCGATCCGTGTCGCACGCGACCTTGAGACACTTACTCGGCAGATCGCTGACGCAGCAGTACTCGTGGATTGTGTCCTGGGGACGGGCGCCAAGGGAGCGCCGCGAGGTTTTTTCGGCGAAGCGATTCGAGCGGCCAACGATGTTGATGCCATTCGTGTTGCGATCGACGTGCCGAGCGGCCTAGATGCCGACACTGGCGAGCCGTCCGATCCCACCTTTCGCGCCAACCTTACCTTAACCTTCGTCGCCGAAAAGATTGGTTTTGGAAACGAAACCGCGAAACCCTTTATCGGCAATGTCGAAGTGATCCCCATCGGTGTACCTCAAAAATTGCTCTTGGAAGTTCTTCCGTAGTGCAATGTCAGAAATGAACATGGACGCTGTGGGATGCATTGTTTCGGAAACGGCTTAGGGCGTCAAAAACAGTAAATTCCGCAATCGACCATCGATCAAGACAACTGGTAGGGCGGCTCGATCCTGCAGCGATGGAATGATACGGCGATTGCGGAGACTGCGTTTTGATCGCCGCGAAAGAGCCTCCCTGTCGACATCGAGCAAGCTCATAAGATTTGGATCTAGCACGACTTAACGACTCGTTCTCTTAGAAACGGCGCGGCCCACTGGGGACGCGGTTGTGCGAGCAATGTCGATTCAATCGATGCGACCGGATTAACCAGAGAATAGCGGTCAGGTTTCCGCACGCTCGCATTTTATCCAATTGAATCTGTTTACGTTCGCTTAGTGGTAAACAACACTTCAGCGTAGTCTCTATCCGTAGTAGAGATACCCACACAATGCACCATTGAACGTACTGTTAGTTGTCTTGATCCAAGAGTTCATCGCATCGTTTCGCTTAGCCGTCGCATTGGTTTGCGTTGGCGTTAGCTTAATATTGGGTGGGCAATGGCTTGGTTTTGTGCCCAATGCGGAATTGGTCGAAGCAAAAGGGCGGCAGGCACTTTGTGAATCGATCGCCATCAATGCTTCGGGACATTTGCGTCACAAGCAATGGGTCGACCTGAAAACAATGATGCGCACTCAAGTCGAGCGGAATGACCAATTGTTGTCGATCGGATTGCGTAGCGACATGGGCACGCTGCGTTTAGACACCGGGCACCATGCTGAAATGTGGCCAAAGAGTGACGATGAAGCAACGCGGGTATTGGCGATCCGCGTTCCAATAACGCTCAACC
The DNA window shown above is from Novipirellula aureliae and carries:
- a CDS encoding NAD(P)H-hydrate epimerase; this encodes MNRTRLTSDQVRAVDRRAIEDYGMSGLVLMENAGRGAAEVIHRITSADKPIAILCGKGNNAGDGYVIARHLELLGHLVRVVSIVDIESLSADAAVNANIAIKSHLPIRVARDLETLTRQIADAAVLVDCVLGTGAKGAPRGFFGEAIRAANDVDAIRVAIDVPSGLDADTGEPSDPTFRANLTLTFVAEKIGFGNETAKPFIGNVEVIPIGVPQKLLLEVLP